ATCACATAGGCGTTGTGCAAAGGTGGTTGTGGTGCATCGGTTTGCGGCTCTTGCGCATGGTGAGTATTGGCTAAATGCTCTTTGCCTTCGCTGGCATCGGCGGAGACCATGAGTATGGGGCCATGATAATCCTGCGCGCGCAATTGTTCCGCGACTTGCCAACCGCTCATTTCCGGCATGGATACATCCAGCATAATTAAATCCGGCGCTGTGCCTTGTGCTACTTCATCCTTATAGCGCGTTACGACTGCCAGGGGATTGTCCATGTCGATAATGTCAAACCCGAGCGGGCTGAGCATGGCGCGCATTAATTGGCGATGACTCGCATCATCATCGACCAATAACAGGCGACGCACAGCACCTTGGTAACCGTAAATGGTTTGCACCGGTGCGGTAATGGATTCACGTTGCGGGTTGGTAATACTGGCTAACATTAAACTGGCTTTAAATTGACTGCCTTGCCCAAGTTTGCTGGTGACGGCAATATCACCGCCATAATTTCACAGAGCAGGCGGGTGATCGTTAGGCCCAAGCCGGTTCCCGTTGCGGTAGAACCCGGGCGATGTACGCGCTCAAAGGGGCGAAAAATACGCTCCATATTTTCTGCGGCAATACCTTCGCCGGTATCGGTGACAGTAAATTCGGCTACCTGGCTGCGGTAGCGCAATTTAAAAACGACTTTACCTTTATTGGTGTATTTCACCGCGTTGGATAACAAATTAATTAAAATTTGCCGCAGGCGTTTTTCATCGGTGCGCACCAATTCTGGCAGGCGATCCTGACATTCATAAATAAATTCCAGCCCTTTGGCTTCCGCTTGCAAGCGGAACATATGCACTAACTGCTCAAGTAAGAGTGATAAACGCACTTGATCCTGATGCAAATCCAAGCGGCCTGCTTCAATTTTGGAAATATCCAGCAAGCCTTCAATTAAATCGGCAAGGTGTTCACCGCTGCGACGAATAACGCCCAACGCATCTTTGCGCGAAGCGGGAATATCGCTGGCTTTTTCCAACAGTTGGGCATAACCCAGTACCGCGTTCAGCGGCGAACGCAGTTCATGACTGATACCTGTGAGGTAGCGACTTTTGGCAAGGTTAGCGGCTTCTGCTTGTTCCTTGGCCGTTTGCAGTGCGCCGGTCGGTACGTTCATGCGCTTCAATTTCTTCCATCAACAAGCGGGTTTGCCGCTGTGATTCTTCTTGCGCTACTACGCGACTTTCATGGGCTAATACAAATAACCAGCTCACGACACCGGTAATAATCACCAACAGGAAAAAGACTTTCCACAAGGTGGCTTCCAGTAGTGCCGCTGTTTCCGGTGCATCTATGGGGGTTTGAAAATAAATGAGCGATAATAAAATGGCCGAGAGCCCATTAATCACTACTACTAAAAAATAAAAATGCCCCAAACGGGAGTTGATATTGTCGCCAATGGAGTCAGGTAAAAATCGCTTTAAAAAATTACCGACTTGATGCACATAGCCTGCATCGGGTTTGCAGTAATCCTGGCAGCGAGCATCCAGCGAGCAGCAGAGTGAGCAGATGTCTCCGGCGTAAGCCGGGCAATAAGTCATATCTTCATATTCAAATTTGTGCTCGCAAATGCAGCAGGACACTGTAGCCTGGCGATGGGCGTGGTAACGCAGTTGTTCAACATCGCTAATGCTGGTGACGGGACGTGCAAGGTAATAGCGCCCACGTGTCACAATAGCAATCAGTGGGGCACAAATTAACGCGAGGCCGAGTGCAATAAAATGGGACAGTGCTTGCGCAATATCGCCCAATACGCCGGCATGACACACAATGCCCATGACCGAAGCGATTAACATGGAGCCAACACCCACCGGGTTGATGTCGTACAGGTGTGCGCGTTTAAATTCGATGTGCTTGGGGCTGAGGCCGAGGGGTTTGTTAATCACCAGATCGGCCACCAGTGAACCCAACCAGGCGACGGCGACAATACCGTAAAAACCCAGGGTTTGTTCCAGTGCGCGATATACGCCCAGTTCCATTAATAGCGCGATGGCCACATTAAAACTAACCAGACTACGCGGCCCGGGTGACTATGGGTTAAGCGCGAGAAAAATTTGACCAGGCGATGGAGCCCGCGTAAGCGTTGGTCACAATTTTTAGCTGACTTAAAATCACAAAATTCCGGCGACCGACAGGGCTACTTCTGGTGAGCTGGTGATATAGGTAAAGGCCACCATGTACATGCGTGTAGGGTCGGCAGCTTCTTCCATGCCGATGCCGTGATTCAAGGCGAGTACCGCCAGAAATGAACCGGCTAAAATTTTGATTGCGCCAATCACAATCCAGCCCGGCCCACCGGCGATTAATGCGGCCCACCAGCGCCAGCGTGTTTTGGCATTTGGTTCAGGCAGGAAGCGCAAAAAATCGACTTGCTCACCAATTTGTGCGATCAATGAAAAAATAACGGCGGACGCTGCACCAAACAATAAAATACTGACACCCGTTGCCGGTGTTGCCGCAGCGAGTGATTCTGCAGATGCTGTGCTTCCGTTAAGAGCCGCTGTATTTGCATCAAGCGGAGGAGTACCTGCAAACGCGGTCCAACTTTCTACCGCGCTGGCATCGGCATAAATAATAAACATGAAGGGCAATAGCTGCAGGGTTAACCACAGGGGTTGGGTCCATAATTGAAAGCGGCTGATAAAGGTAATGCCGTGTGTTACCAGTGGAATAATCACTACCGAGCTGATCAGGTATCCCCAGGCGAGGGGAATATCAAATAATAAATCCAGAGCCATGGCCATAATGGCCGCTTCCAGCGCGAAAAAAATAAACGTAAACGAGGCATAAATCAGCGAGGTGATGGTTGAACCTATGTAACCAAAACCGGCGCCGCGCGTTAGCAGGTCAATATCCACACCGTATTTGGCGGCGTAGTAGCTGATGGGAATGGCGGTGAGAAAAATAATACTGCTGACGGCGAGAATCGCAGCCACGGCATTATCAAAACCGTAATGCAGGGTAATCGCACCGCCGATGGCCTCCAGGGCGAGAAAAGGAGATAGCACCTAGGGCGGTGGTTGCCACGCGCGCAGCAGACCATCGCCGTGCACTTTTAGCGGTAAAGCGCAGTGCGTAATCCTCCAGTGTCTGGTTGGCGACCCACTGGTTGTAATTGCGCGCACACGAAATATATGTTGTTTGGCTGTCATGGCAGACCTGTGAAAGCAGCAGTTCGTCCGGGAACATGGAATTTACGAATGAAATAGTGAGTGCGCTGTAGCGGTATTGATACCGATGATTTTTTCACTGCATTATTTTCGGGCGCGACTGCGCATTGCCTGTCTGTTTTGGTGCACGCCGCGTGCACATCCTGTCTTGCATAAGGGATTCTGCCGGTATTCTTATGCTCTTCAATCACGGCCCCTGCGGGTCATCCTTCCTGCTTTTATTGTCTTTCAATTGCTGTACCAACTTTGCTTGTTAGCTATGCGTTAAATGACGTAGTGCTCTGTGTCATTTATCGAATGGCGGTACAAGCCCCTCAGACTTACATTGGCTCACGTAGAGATTGCCCCGCTTCAGGGCAATGTCTCGGTGGTAAATACCAGCTCAGTGGACGCAACAAAAACACAATCGGTAACTTGATTACCAACACCTTAGTAACGCGCGTTTTATTGTTTTTGCAGTACTTGGTTTTTTGCGCATCTTGTTAATGCGCGCCAGTGTGACCAGACAATGTTTAATTACCTGAGGAACAACCATGAACAAGACCATGCAATCCACCGCGCCCGGTAAGGGCGCGTTCGACAACCTGGAAAAAATGTTTATTGACACTCGCGGCATCACTGGCATTTGGCAGTGCGCAGGCCGAAGTAAATACCACCGGGTTGGCAGTGACTGATACCACCGTTAAGGTGGGTATTCTGCATTCGGTAACCGGCACCATGGCAATCAGTGAAACCGGTTCGGTGCAAGCAGAAAAATTGGCGATTGAACAAATCAATGCCATGGGCGGTGTACTCGGTCGCAAAATTGAATACATTCAGGAAGACGGTGCCAGTGACTGGCCAACCTTCGCAGAAAAATCCAAAAAGTTGTTGGTGAACGATAAGGTTGCCGCCGTATTTGGTTGCTGGACATCCGCATCGCGCAAAGCCGTGTTGCCCATTTTTGAACAGTACAACGGCATGTTGTATTACCCCACCTTTTATGAAGGTTTGGAGCAATCACCCAACGTGATTTATACCGGCCAAGAAGCGACACAACAAATTATTGCCGGCATTGATTGGGTAACCAAAACCAAAGGTGCCAAATCATTCTACCTGCTTGGTTCAGATTATATTTGGCCACGTACCTCTAACAAAATCGCCCGCAAACACATTGAGAAGTTGGGTTTAAGCGTGGTGGGTGAGGAGTATTACCCTCTGGGTCATACCCAATTCAACTCGGTGATTAACAAAATCAAACTGAAAAAACCCGATGTGATTTACGCAATTGTTGTGGGTGGCTCTAACGTGGCCTTCTACAAACAATTAAAAGCGGCGGGCATTGATATGACCAAAGAGAAGCCACTGGTATTAACCATTTCGGTTACAGAGGATGAAATCCTTGGTATTGGCGGTGACAACATGCAAGGCGCTTATGCGGCGATGAAATATTTCCAAAGCCTGCCTAACGACAACAACAAAAAATTCGTAGCTGACTTCAAAGCCATGTGGGGCAAAGACACTGTAATCGGCGACGTAACCCAAGCCGCTTACCTTGGCCCATGGTTGTGGAAAGCTGCGGTGGAAAAAGCCGGTTCATTTGATATCGATAAAGTGCGCGCTGCATCACCGGGTATTGAGTTGACCACTGCACCGGAAGGCTATGTAAAAGTTCACCCCAATCATCATTTGGTCAAAAACCCGTATCGGTCATGCGCGTCCTGATGGTCAATACGATGTGGTATTTGAAACCACTGAGTTGATCGAGCCAGATCCATTCCCGAAAGGTTATCAATAACTGTCAACTGCAGCCAGCCATTGCGCTGGCTGCCAAGTATTAAGAATTGGCCAGTGTGAGTGAGGAATAGTGTTCAATTTAAAACGCGCCGTAAATACATCCATGTAGGCTCGAATCGGCATCCATGCCTCATACGGTTTTAAATCAAACACTATTCCTCACTTCCAGGTTCATCAGTAATTTCTTATGCGAGATGATGAGGTGCAGCTATGTTTGCTGAATACAGTAGCTCGGAATTAATGTCGATCTTTGCGATGCAAGGTGTAGCAGGGTTGATTTTATTTTCGGTGTTTGTGCTCATGGCCCTGGGGCTTGCCATTATTTTTGGGCAAATGGGTGTGATTAACATGGCGCACGGTGAGTTTATGATTCTCGGTGCCTACGTCACTTATTTAACATCCAATGTGTTTTCTACTTACCTGCCAGAATTTTTCAGTATCTATTTTATTCTCGCCATGATCCTCGCGTTTATCGTTGCCGCTGCGCTGGGTGCGTTGGTGGAATGGTCGATGATTCGACATTTGTATAACCGGCCACTGGATACGCTGCTGGCGACCTGGGGTTTGAGTTTAATTTTGCAACAACTTTATCGCACTGTGTTTGGCGCTCGTGAAGTGGGTGTGACTTTGCCTGATTGGCTAATGGGCTCTTATCAATTAACCGACACCATTGAATTACCGATTAATGGTTTATTTGTAATGTGTTTGGCGCTCGGCATTTCACTCGCCGTTGCATTATTAATGTATCGCTCGCGCTGGGGCACACAAGTGCGCGCCGTGGTGCAGAATCGTCCTATGGCAGGCGCTGTAGGGATTAATACCGCGAAGGTGGATCGCATTACTTTTGCGTTGGGTTGTGCATCGCCGGTGTGGCTGGCAGTGCATTTACCATGATCGGTTCTACCGGCCCCACCTCGGGTCAACTCTATATTGTGGATACCTTTTTGGTGGTGGTGTTTGGTGGCGCATCCAGTTTGTTAGGCACCATTGCATCGGCATTCAGTATTTCGCAAGCAATCCCATGGAATTTTTATGAGTGGTCTGTCCAAAGTATTAACGTTGTTTGTGGTGGTGATTTTAATGCTGCGCCCACAGGGTTTGTTCACACTCAAAGTGCGTCGTTAACAGGAGCCGATCATTATGTCGCGTTTACTATCGAGTCAAGCTATGTCGTCATTCCCAAAAAAAGACCTGCTCGGATTTGCGGCCTTGTTCTTGACGCTGTTATTTTCGCCTTAATCTGGTGGGCAATATTTAACCTACGCCTTTGTGGCGGTGGGGTTGGTGTTGTGTTGGGGGTACGGCGGGATTTTGAGTTTGGGGCAGGGCGTGTTTTTTGGTTTGGGCGGCTATGCCATGGCGATGTTTTTAAAGCTGGAAGCCTCTGATCCGGAAAGCACCAAAATTCAGTCCACGCCGGGCATTCCCGACTTTATGGACTGGAACCAAATTACGGAATTGCCTTTTTTCTGGCAGCCCTTCCACAGTTTAGGTTTCACGCTATTGGCGATTATTGTGTTGCCGAGCATTCTCGGTTACATCATTGGTGTTGCTATGTTTAAACGCCGTGTTGGCGGTGTGTATTTTGCGATTATTACCCAAGCATTTGCAGCGATCCTGACGATTTTGATTATCGGCCAGCAGGGTTATACCGGCGGTGTTAATGGCATGACTGATTTGCGCACCTTACATGGCTGGGACATTCGCACCGACAGCGCGAAATACGTATTTTATTTCCTCTGCGTATTTATGTTGTTTGTGTGCCTATTGATTGCGCAATTTATCCGCAAAAGTAAATTGGGACGTTTGTTGGTGGCAATGCGGGATAAAGAAGACCGCGTGCGCTTCTCTGGTTATGACGTCTCCAATTTCAAAATCTTTGTCTTCTGTGTAGGAGCAATTTTTGCGGCCATTGGCGGTGCGCTCTTTACCCTGCAAGTCGGGTTCATGTCACCCACTCTGGTTGGCATTGTGCCTTCAATCGAGATGGTTATTTTCTGTGCCGTCGGCGGGCGCTTATCCATTATTGGTGCCGTTTATGGCGCGCTGGCTGTGAACTTTGCCAAAACCTCTTTCTCTGAAAGCTTTCCTGAACTCTGGTTGTTTGCGATGGGTGGATTATTTATCGCGGTGGTCATGGCCTTTCCTAACGGGTTGGCGGGTTTGTACAACACTTATGCTGCTCCTAAAGTGGATGCCTTGTTTGCCAAGTTTTTCAATAAAAAATCACTGACAACGACTCCGCCAGAGGGCGCATTAACTGAGCCGAAAAAAAACGGTGGATCAAAAAAACACCTGCAGTAACTGCCGAATCCCGATCTATTCCACAAGGAGCAATCCATGAGCCCCAGTAATACTGACTTTGTATTAGCGGTGGAAGGTCTCACCGTGTCCTTTGATGGTTTTAAAGCGGTGAATGATTTGAGTTTTTATGTGGATGAAAATGAAATTCGCGTGATTATCGGCCCCAACGGCGCTGGTAAAACCACAGTGCTGGATTTGATTTGTGGCCGCACCAAAGCCACCGAAGGCTCCATTAAATTCCGTAACAAAGAACTCACCAAAATGAAGGAGCACGACATTGTTAAAGCCGGTGTTGGGCGAAAATTTCAAACGCCTT
The nucleotide sequence above comes from Cellvibrio sp. PSBB023. Encoded proteins:
- a CDS encoding HAMP domain-containing sensor histidine kinase, with the protein product MNVPTGALQTAKEQAEAANLAKSRYLTGISHELRSPLNAVLGYAQLLEKASDIPASRKDALGVIRRSGEHLADLIEGLLDISKIEAGRLDLHQDQVRLSLLLEQLVHMFRLQAEAKGLEFIYECQDRLPELVRTDEKRLRQILINLLSNAVKYTNKGKVVFKLRYRSQVAEFTVTDTGEGIAAENMERIFRPFERVHRPGSTATGTGLGLTITRLLCEIMAVILPSPANLGKAVNLKPV
- a CDS encoding cytosine permease — protein: MLSPFLALEAIGGAITLHYGFDNAVAAILAVSSIIFLTAIPISYYAAKYGVDIDLLTRGAGFGYIGSTITSLIYASFTFIFFALEAAIMAMALDLLFDIPLAWGYLISSVVIIPLVTHGITFISRFQLWTQPLWLTLQLLPFMFIIYADASAVESWTAFAGTPPLDANTAALNGSTASAESLAAATPATGVSILLFGAASAVIFSLIAQIGEQVDFLRFLPEPNAKTRWRWWAALIAGGPGWIVIGAIKILAGSFLAVLALNHGIGMEEAADPTRMYMVAFTYITSSPEVALSVAGIL